CCTGAGCTAACAAAGTTTGTTTGCTAACAGAGGTGTTGAATAGGTTAGCTGTTAGCTACCAGTGACCGTAACCGTCTGTAACGTTAGTTAACTCATACTTAACTTACCTTTACAACAAACAAGTCAACGCCGCCATCCCAAAGTCGTATTTACACCAGCTCACACTCTTCCTTCCGTCACTCCAAAGTTTACCTCCATGttgtgttgccttcaggtaTCTTCGACTATCCATAACCAATAATTCAATCGTTGATGCATTCAAGTGGATTATGTAGCTTCGAGATTCTTATAACATCATTTAGAAACCAAGCAACAAAACACAGTACGTCAGGCATGCAATgtctatttattattattatcattatttttttccagttgttgcacagttgaaaaaaacATTCTGCCATTAGTCGCTGACATCAAAAACATTCCCTGTTCAACACGTCAGTTCGTAAAAGTTACACAGCTCACACAGCGTTTTGCCCGCCATATCACATTtggtctttctctttgtctgttaTAGCTAAGACTTTCTTTGATTCTTCGTGTAATCtcatgtttacaaaaaaaaaaatccgacACTGTAATGCAGCAATTGAACGCACCGGTCTAGTCCTGGGTGAAGAGTTGTGGGGTTTactgctgccctctagtggacacGAGGAGATTCTACATCATACTTCAGAAAAGCAGAAACGTGGTAACAACCTCTGGaagatgattattattattagtttgaCGTGGAAACACAAAACTTGCAGTGGAAACGGTAGAGATATGTGACTATACatgacaacatcaacatttttgatttcacatatttttttatCACATCTGAATTCATAGACAAAGTTGATTTTCTGTTAAAAGCTACCTGGCATTATGAGCTCCACCACtgccagctgcaacattaaggTGATGCACATTAAGGCATCACTAATTATAATCCAGCAATATAATATATATGATGCTGAAATGGTCCATTCTGCATGATGAGTACTTTTGGCACTTAAGTGTTTGAACGCACCAGTGTAGTATTTGGTGAACAGCAGGATGACAGTTGTGAAGTTTACTGCTCAGTTTACTAATGAGttttaagtatattttcatagttttgctCAAGATTTTGAATGCGTAAAACGGCAATGCTTCGTATCAAACGACTAAAAATGGATGTTAACAAAAACTTGAAATAGTTTCCCAAGTGTTgtcgtgtgtatgtgtccaCAAGTGCATCAGCGCATGTTAAGTCAGTCAATCTGTCCTGCAagcctcctcttcagctcatcattctctctctgcagcatttTATTCTGACAAAGAGAAGGATGAGAAAGACAAGGTAGGAGCTGGTATCAACATCAATTCAGCCATGAAGGTAATTCTGACACCAAACAAGCTGATCCCAGGCCTAACCTTGTGTCTGAGAGCCTCCACTGTCAGGTCTCGTCCTACTTTGACAGGATCCGCGTGTTTTGAAGCTCTGAAGGTATCCCCGATAACTGAGACCAGCACGTGAGACTGAGAAGTGTGAAGAAAATTCATGCCTTTACGCTTTGAAGGCCTGAATATCTCATTTGGCTAGCGTACAATATTCCTCTATGGTTTTCCAATATTGATATCATTGATATCAATATAGTACATGGTTCCTTTACAGGTTTGCATTGCTGTTATTGTGGGAATACTCACAAACTTCTTGCTCTGGAAGAGATAACAGTGGTTCATGTCTGCTGCAGGGTGTTTCACCACAAAGCCAAAGACTTTGGGTGCAGATGGCAGGACGGCACAGAAGGAGATGGTGGACAGAGGGCACGtgtacaacaaaaactgagGGGAGGAAAGACGATGAAAGTGAGAAGTCAAAGAGAGCGAGGTGTGGAATCATTAAATTCCGTTCTTGGAGTGGGAGGATAACTGGTACACTTTTGTCACACAccttggtttttttttccagaatgtCTACCCCACTCAGTGACAGGAAGAGGTGGACCTTGctcttcttccctgccttttCTGAGGAGTATTCATCCAGTGTCTACAGATGAGAGGGGATTGATGGCATGTCATGTTTGTGGCTGCACCCTTAAAGCCGACATGTGGATTtaatacactcacacagagcCCCTGCAGCGCACGCAAACAACTGGGTTTCCCACTAGAATACAAAACTTCCAGATGTGCAGAAGAATCCAAGTCAACCATTTTTGGACATCGTCTTCCCACGTTCATTCAGGAAAAGCTTTTCCCAAACACAATGAGAAAACTACACAGTAATGTCTTGCAGAAGAGTTGCTTGAACACCAGACACACAGCATTAAAACAGGCAAAGACTGCTTCACTGAAAGGGTGAAACAGGATACGAGTTGTGAATACAGACCTTTAGACTCTCAAATGCTTCACTCAGGATGTGTACTCCATCAGGGCGGACCACCTCAACTCGCCCAAGAAACTACAGGTTAGAGAAAGACATGCACATGAAGCACAGTGGTGTTTTAAACAAGGCTGAATATTAAGGCTAAAGGCTTGTGGCTCGtagcacagacagcacagataTGACAGATCCATGTCACATTACTCCCACGATACATGCTGTACATGCAGAAATGTACGTACATACAAGTCATGGCATGACAGAACTGAGCCTGAGCTCACTCTGTTGTTCTGCTGCCATTATTAACCCCGagcatctcttcttcttcttgatttTCCACATTCAGAAGGAGACATTCAACTGCTGGAAATCAGGATTTACCTTTACGAGAAAGGAGATCTCATTATCCTCTTCTGGAATGCCGTCCATTTGAAGACACCTGGTACCAGACTGAACCCTGCAGGGTGATGTAAGGATGAGTTCTACACATGAATGT
This region of Chaetodon auriga isolate fChaAug3 chromosome 10, fChaAug3.hap1, whole genome shotgun sequence genomic DNA includes:
- the LOC143326461 gene encoding PTB domain-containing engulfment adapter protein 1 yields the protein MDGIPEEDNEISFLVKFLGRVEVVRPDGVHILSEAFESLKTLDEYSSEKAGKKSKVHLFLSLSGVDILEKKTKFLLYTCPLSTISFCAVLPSAPKVFGFVVKHPAADMNHCYLFQSKKFSHVLVSVIGDTFRASKHADPVKVGRDLTVEALRHKNKMLQRENDELKRRLAGQID